Proteins from a genomic interval of Salvelinus alpinus chromosome 7, SLU_Salpinus.1, whole genome shotgun sequence:
- the LOC139580815 gene encoding urotensin-2 receptor: MNHNKTVNHNVSPPAPNSGSGSSVDELVITSTFGTLLSVVYIVGVSGNVYTLVVMCHSIRFATSMYISIINLALADLLYLSTIPFVVCTYFLKDWYFGDVGCRILLSLDLLTMHASIFTLTVMCTERYLAVTKPLDTVRRSKSYRKALAWGVWLLSLVLTLPMMVMVTETTKSAPNGGVKRMCAPTWAPRAYKIYLTVLFGTSIMAPGLIIGYLYTKLARTYLESQKNSVINKRNKRSPKQKVLVMIFTIVLVFWACFLPFWIWQLFPLYQHKPLGLASHTHTCINYLVACLTYSNSCINPFLYTLLTKNYREYLKNRHKSFYRYTSSFKQRTPSLYSGGKSASSSNQFEFNSETLVMGTLQGQ, from the coding sequence ATGAACCACAACAAGACTGTTAACCATAATGTCAGTCCGCCAGCTCCAAACAGCGGCTCCGGGAGCAGCGTGGACGAGCTTGTTATCACCTCCACTTTCGGGACCTTGTTGTCGGTCGTCTACATAGTCGGCGTGTCGGGGAATGTGTACACTCTAGTAGTGATGTGTCATTCTATCCGCTTCGCCACCTCCATGTACATCTCCATTATTAACCTAGCGCTAGCGGACCTCTTGTACCTCTCCACAATCCCGTTCGTGGTGTGCACCTACTTCCTCAAGGACTGGTACTTCGGAGATGTGGGCTGCCGCATCCTCCTCAGCCTGGACCTGCTCACCATGCACGCCAGCATATTTACCCTCACTGTGATGTGCACGGAGCGCTACCTGGCCGTCACCAAGCCCCTTGACACGGTACGGCGCTCCAAGAGCTACCGCAAAGCCCTGGCCTGGGGGGTATGGCTGCTCTCCCTGGTCCTCACCTTACCCATGATGGTCATGGTCACAGAGACCACCAAGAGCGCGCCCAACGGGGGGGTGAAGAGAATGTGCGCGCCCACCTGGGCGCCCCGGGCGTATAAGATCTACCTGACCGTTTTGTTTGGCACGAGCATCATGGCACCTGGGTTGATTATCGGCTATTTGTATACGAAGTTAGCCCGGACTTATTTAGAGTCCCAGAAGAACTCGGTCATCAACAAAAGGAACAAGCGCTCCCCGAAGCAGAAAGTCTTGGTAATGATTTTCACTATAGTTCTGGTGTTCTGGGCGTGTTTCCTGCCGTTCTGGATATGGCAACTGTTCCCGTTGTACCAGCACAAACCGTTAGGCCtggcatctcacacacacacctgtattaaCTACCTGGTGGCCTGTCTCACATACAGCAACAGCTGCATTAACCCCTTCCTATACACCCTCCTCACCAAGAACTACAGGGAGTACCTGAAGAACAGACACAAGAGCTTCTACCGCTACACCTCGTCTTTTAAGCAGCGCACTCCCAGCTTGTATTCCGGCGGGAAGTCGGCATCCTCCTCGAATCAGTTTGAGTTTAACTCGGAGACGCTGGTGATGGGGACTCTGCAGGGACAGTGA